One Phaseolus vulgaris cultivar G19833 chromosome 4, P. vulgaris v2.0, whole genome shotgun sequence DNA window includes the following coding sequences:
- the LOC137836546 gene encoding uncharacterized protein, producing the protein MLLSSISSTKKFFQKTIKNFKSFFSPGYQRLPKTSPHSHFSYSVAASSAMDITSNTSYQEMEKLYTDFSDQWESETEKTRTRMKKKAVSALPSKQESEVYSGSYISLSNASHAQKKNKVEKKEEGGDNNQNNRRSLTLEKERHPKESSFMSMYMKEHRYCMVEQKLRELEMLDMNNVEYILDIEEVLHYYSRLTCPAYVEIVDKFFLEMYSELLGPSMRHASPSRVSRNKLRYQ; encoded by the coding sequence ATGTTGCTAAGTTCCATTTCCAGCACCAAGAAGTTCTTTCAAAAGACTATAAAGAACTTCAAGTCTTTCTTCTCCCCGGGTTACCAAAGGCTTCCAAAAACTTCTCCTCATAGCCATTTCTCTTATTCTGTGGCTGCATCAAGTGCCATGGACATTACCAGCAACACAAGTTACCAAGAAATGGAGAAACTGTATACTGATTTCTCAGACCAATGGGAATCAGAAACAGAGAAAACAAGGacaagaatgaagaagaaagctGTATCTGCATTGCCATCAAAGCAAGAAAGTGAGGTCTATAGTGGAAGCTACATTAGCTTGTCCAATGCAAGCCATGCTCAGAAGAAGAACAAGGTGGAGAAAAAAGAGGAAGGTGGTGACAACAACCAAAACAACAGGAGGAGCTTAACTCTAGAAAAGGAAAGGCATCCAAAAGAGTCATCATTCATGTCTATGTATATGAAGGAACACAGATACTGCATGGTGGAACAGAAGCTGAGGGAGTTGGAGATGTTGGACATGAACAATGTGGAGTATATATTAGACATTGAAGAGGTTCTTCATTACTATTCTAGACTCACTTGCCCTGCATATGTTGAAATTGTGGATAAGTTCTTCTTGGAAATGTACTCAGAGTTGTTGGGTCCATCTATGAGGCATGCTTCACCTTCCAGAGTCTCTAGGAACAAGCTAAGATATCAGTGA
- the LOC137838075 gene encoding probable polyol transporter 6 — protein sequence MEENSAVEHHCYYPLPASAAKAVPNLSDDDKEGTCAEEDILHNKPSTSQGNPSINKYALGGAILASTNSILLGYDIGVMSGAALFIRQDLKITSVQVEILIGCLNVCSLFGSLASGKTSDWIGRRYTIIVAAGTFLIGAILMGLAPSFLFLMAGRVVAGIGVGYSLMISPVYVAELSPALTRGLLTSLPEVFISVGILLGYVSNYVFSSLPNDINWRLMLGVAALPAVAVALGVLAMPESPRWLVVKGRFEEAKQVLIRTSENKGEAELRLAEIQEAASASLRNKDKEGSSSDSSNNSGTWHGQGVWRELLVTPTRPVLRILVAAIGVNFFMQASGNDAVIYYSPEVFKEAGIVNEKHLLGVTVIMGITKTCFALISAMFLDRLGRRTMLLLGSCGMTVSLFLLGFGSTFLKFSGDTKNELVIALCVVAVCATVAFFSIGLGPTTWVYSSEIFPLRLRAQGSSLAISVNRLVSGIVSMTFLSVSEAITFGGMFFVFGGVMACATLFFYCFLPETKGKNLEEIEALFEDQTHSA from the exons ATGGAAGAGAATTCTGCTGTGGAGCACCATTGTTACTACCCTCTTCCTGCTTCTGCTGCAAAAGCTGTTCCCAACCTCAGTGATGATGACAAGGAAGGAACTTGTGCAGAGGAAGATATTCTTCACAACAAGCCCAGCACATCACAGGGTAATCCTAGCATCAACAAATATGCACTTGGTGGTGCTATCTTGGCTTCCACAAACTCCATTCTCTTAGGCTATG ATATTGGGGTCATGAGTGGTGCTGCACTCTTTATTAGGCAAGATCTTAAGATCACATCAGTCCAAGTGGAAATCCTTATTGGGTGCTTAAATGTGTGTTCTCTGTTTGGGTCCCTTGCTTCGGGCAAGACTTCAGATTGGATTGGAAGGAGGTACACCATAATAGTTGCTGCAGGAACATTCCTGATTGGTGCTATTCTGATGGGGTTAGCTCCTTCATTCCTATTCCTCATGGCTGGTCGTGTAGTTGCTGGCATTGGTGTTGGTTACTCCCTCATGATTTCACCAGTGTATGTGGCTGAGCTCTCTCCTGCTCTCACCAGAGGGCTTCTCACATCACTCCCTGAAGTCTTCATCAGTGTTGGCATTCTACTTGGTTATGTCTCCAACTATGTCTTTTCAAGTCTCCCAAATGACATAAATTGGAGACTTATGCTTGGTGTTGCAGCCTTGCCAGCTGTTGCAGTGGCACTTGGTGTGTTGGCAATGCCTGAATCACCTCGCTGGCTAGTAGTGAAGGGCAGATTTGAGGAAGCAAAGCAGGTTTTGATTAGAACATCAGAGAACAAAGGAGAAGCTGAATTGAGGCTTGCTGAGATACAAGAAGCTGCTTCTGCTTCCCTCAGAAACAAGGACAAAGAAGGTTCTTCTTCTGATTCTTCCAATAATTCAGGAACCTGGCATGGACAAGGGGTTTGGAGGGAGTTGCTTGTCACACCTACTCGCCCTGTGTTGAGAATCCTTGTGGCTGCCATTGGTGTTAACTTCTTCATGCAGGCTTCTGGGAATGATGCTGTGATATATTACAGCCCTGAAGTGTTTAAGGAGGCTGGGATTGTGAATGAGAAGCACCTTCTAGGTGTTACAGTCATCATGGGAATAACCAAGACATGCTTTGCTTTGATTTCAGCAATGTTCTTAGACCGGTTGGGGCGAAGAACCATGTTGCTGTTGGGCTCATGTGGCATGACAGTGTCTTTGTTCTTGCTGGGCTTTGGTTCCACCTTCCTTAAGTTCTCTGGTGACACAAAGAATGAATTGGTCATTGCTTTGTGTGTGGTTGCTGTCTGTGCTACAGTTGCATTCTTCTCTATTGGGCTTGGGCCCACAACTTGGGTTTATTCTTCAGAGATTTTCCCTCTGAGGCTAAGGGCCCAAGGTTCCAGCTTGGCCATTTCTGTGAACCGTTTGGTGAGTGGGATTGTGTCCATGACATTCCTTAGTGTCTCAGAGGCAATAACTTTTGGGGGCatgttctttgtgtttggtGGGGTGATGGCTTGTGCCACACTCTTCTTTTATTGCTTTTTACCAGAGACCAAAGGCAAGAACTTAGAGGAGATTGAAGCTTTGTTTGAAGATCAGACACATTCAGCTTAA